Below is a window of Flavobacterium sp. CFS9 DNA.
ATTTATTGCATGTCTGATTTCATCTTTGGAACTTAATTTACTCAGGTAACCATTTGCTCCGACATTTAGATAACGTATAGTATAGATATCTTCATCACCAGCCAATAAAAATAAAATCTTAGTATCAGGCTGAAGCTTCTTTATGCTCGGAATTAAATGAAGAATTCCTCCATCCCGGAAATTGATATCCAATAAAAGTAAATCAATCTTTTTCCTTTTTACTAATTTTAAGATTTCTAAAAAACTACCGGTTTGCAATACTTTCACTGATGGAAAAGCATCTTTCAACAAAAAGGTAACCTCTGGCCGTGCACTCTCATCATCTGTCACTATAAATATATTACCCTTTATCATTATTTTTTAATTAATCCGTATATTCTAAATTTTAGATTCTGTCACATTTACTATATAAATTAAAAAAACTGAGAGTCATAAATTATTCTGACAATTTACAAAATGATATAAACATACTTGTTTCTGACTTAACCATCTGATGCTTCCTCAACAAATGCACTACTTCTATTCCATTTAATCTTTGTCTGGCCGATTCAGAACACAAGAATCTAGCTCTGAACTTTATATCAATGAGTATCAACAAGAAGCAAATCTAAAATAAGTAATTATCGCTTGTTTTTCAGAAATGACCAACAAGTGCTATCTTCCTCTATCCAATAACTAAAATTTCATGTTCTTACTCCAATAACTAAATTGTTATTTTTGAAACATCTAATTCTAAAATACGACACTAAAATTACTTCTGAACTATTATAAACTCACTTCTACGATTAAGCTGATGTTCTTCTTCTGTACATTTTACTCCATCTTTACAGCCATTTACCAGCTGGCTCTCGCCATAGCCATGGCTTGTTAAGCGATCCGGAGCTATATTTCCTTTCTTCACAAGATACTCCATGATCGATTTGCTTCTTTTATCAGACAAAGTCATATTGTATTTATAACTTGCACGACTGTCAGTATGCGAACGAACATCTATTTTTAGTCCCGGAAACTCCTGCATGGCTCCTATTACTTTTTTTAATTCAATCTCGGCATCAGGTCTGATATCCCATTTGTTTAAATTAAAGAAAATGGGTTCGAGTTTCAGCACTTGTCCTAAGTCAGTTCCGGTTATAAAATTGCCTTTTTCCATCAGCAGTTCCTGCGTAATTACACTCTCTGCCGTTGTCCCCGTAAGGGCTATAGCTTCAGCAGTGGTATACTTTTCTTTCTCTGAACGTACTAAATATTGTTTACCGCAATCGAGCTTATCCGGAAAAGAATAAGTACCGTCTAATCCGCTTACCGTTTGAGCAATTAACTGCCCGTCACTCGTTAACAGTTTTACAGTCGCCCCGCCAATGATCTCAAAAGTTCTGTTATCCTTAACGATTCCTTTTATATACTGTTTGCATGGTGGAATGACTGGTTTAAGCTGTTTCAAACTGTAAATTTCATCATTCTGAGAGTTCTCTCTGTTCGAAGCCATATACCCTTCTCCGTTTGAATCAATGATAAAGGTAAAGTCATCCTGCGGACTGTTTATAGGTTCTCCCAGATTGTAAATGGAGCCAAAACTTCCGTCGGGATTCATTTTAGAGACGAAAACATCTAATCCTCCCAATCCTTCGTGTCCGTCTGATGAAAAAAACAATCTGTTGTCCTGTGTAATAAAAGGGAATGTCTCACGGCTTTCGGAATTAATTTCTTTCCCCAGATTGATTATTTTTCCAAAGGTATTTCCGGTAATCGAAACCTTATACAAATCGGATAGTCCGTAACCTCCCGGCATATCAGAAGCAAAATAAAGTGTTCTTTCATCTGCACTTAAAGAAGGATGCGCTACTGAATACTGATTGGAGTTGAATGGCAACTCTTCAACAGTCCAGCCTTTTTTAGTTCGCTGTCCTCTGTACAATTTTAATCGGTTCAAACCATTATCATCCTGTGCGTAAACATTGTTTAAATAGTTGTTACGGGTAAAATAAATCGTCTTTCCATCCTTGGTAAAAACGGCTGTAGATTCGTGATACTTCGAATTGATATCTTTTGAAAAGAAACTTACTTTTTCTTTACCGTCTTTATTGATGCGATACAAATCTGAAAAAGGCTGATTGTTCCAGGCGTGAATGTTCTTATCATACTTACGATGCACTCTGTTGGAAGCAAAAACAAGGGTATCACCATAAAACGAAG
It encodes the following:
- a CDS encoding response regulator — its product is MIKGNIFIVTDDESARPEVTFLLKDAFPSVKVLQTGSFLEILKLVKRKKIDLLLLDINFRDGGILHLIPSIKKLQPDTKILFLLAGDEDIYTIRYLNVGANGYLSKLSSKDEIRHAINSVLVYGKYMSQNIQNIINNSDIFKKFQQLSNREFEIGKLLVAGVGDKVVADSLNIKLSAVRTYKMRIFDKLDINDLSTLIEVFNLYV
- a CDS encoding OmpA family protein, which encodes MKKYLYFISCLFLVTSLGYAQKETSKKGDKEYDLYSFIYAREYYLKVANRGNASPELLQKLGDSYYFISDYESASKWYNAYLKSESNVPPEYLYRYALSLKTLKAYAESDVVMDKFYKIKGSDFRAIEFNDNRDYLKEIGLQSGKFTINKVDFNDKYSDFAPSFYGDTLVFASNRVHRKYDKNIHAWNNQPFSDLYRINKDGKEKVSFFSKDINSKYHESTAVFTKDGKTIYFTRNNYLNNVYAQDDNGLNRLKLYRGQRTKKGWTVEELPFNSNQYSVAHPSLSADERTLYFASDMPGGYGLSDLYKVSITGNTFGKIINLGKEINSESRETFPFITQDNRLFFSSDGHEGLGGLDVFVSKMNPDGSFGSIYNLGEPINSPQDDFTFIIDSNGEGYMASNRENSQNDEIYSLKQLKPVIPPCKQYIKGIVKDNRTFEIIGGATVKLLTSDGQLIAQTVSGLDGTYSFPDKLDCGKQYLVRSEKEKYTTAEAIALTGTTAESVITQELLMEKGNFITGTDLGQVLKLEPIFFNLNKWDIRPDAEIELKKVIGAMQEFPGLKIDVRSHTDSRASYKYNMTLSDKRSKSIMEYLVKKGNIAPDRLTSHGYGESQLVNGCKDGVKCTEEEHQLNRRSEFIIVQK